The Bacillota bacterium DNA segment ACCATCAACTTGACGCATGGGCCACCCTCGGCCGAGCCGACTTGAGCATAGGTCCGGCTCTGTCTACTTGGGTGATATCACTACTCTGCGGTAAGGCTCTTTACCCTCGCTGTGGGTGGTTATGCCCTCGATATCCTGCAGGGCCAAGTGAACGATCCTGCGCTCCAGGGCGCTCATGGGTTCCAGTACTTCCTGCTTGCCGTCGCGTAATGCTTTCTTGGCCAGACTAGTAGCGAGCGCCTTCAGCGTCTCCTCTCGTTTCCTACGGTAACCCGATACATCTACGATGAATCGGCCCCGCTCTGTGTCACCACTTGCGCGGGCCCTTCTGGCCGCTGCGAGATTCACCAGATACTGTATGGCATCCAGAGTCTCGCCCCTTCGGCCGATCATGACCCCGAGAGACCTCCCCTCAACGTCCAGCACCGTCACCCCGTCTCCCGGCCGTGCCTCTACCACTGCCTCCAGTCCCATTACGTCGATGAGGCCCCGTAAGAAGCCCACTGCCTCTCCGACCGCCTGATCTCCAGTGCTTGGCTGTTCACCGGCGGGCTTCCCCTCGCGCGGCCCTCGCTCGTTTCGCTCATCCCGTGCTGGATGGTCGGGACTGGCTGCCCTTCTCCGTCCGCCTCTTCCATAGTCTGGCTTCCGCTCTGGTGAGGAGGTTCCTGTTACGACCCCGTCGGGACCCGGTCCTTTCTCCTGGGGTTGAAGCGCGTCTTCCCGCGGTGTGACTCTGACTCTAGCAGACTTGGCGCCGAGGAGCCCAAACAGCCGTCTCGAGCCCTCATCCAGGATTTCCACGTTCACGTGTTCCCGAGTCAGTCCCAAGCGCGCAAGCGCGGATTGGACTGCTTCCTCGACAGTCCTGCCAGTTGCTTCGATCGCTTCCATACTAGCTGACTCCCTTCCTCGGAACAGCCATCTGCCTCGTGATGAAGAACTGCTGGATTATCGTCACTATGTTCGTGACAACCCAGTAGATCGCCGCACCACCCGGTAAGCGGGTAGTGATCCATCCGAGGACGAGCGGCATGATAATCATGGAGGACTTCTGTGCCGGATCGGTGGCCGTCTGCTGCATGGTCACCCAGGTGGTCACGCCCGAAAGGATAGGAAGGATCCATGGATCAGGCTTGCTCAAGTCAGGGATCCAAAGGAAGCCGATACTGAACCCGGCCTCCTTGAGGGTCTGGATGAACGCCTCGTTCAGGAAGACCCTGTACATGATCATAAGAATGGGAAGTGGGAGGAGCATAGGAAGGCACCCTCCGAGCGGGTTCACCTTGTTGTCCCTGTAAAGTTCGGCCATACGCCGCTGGAGCTCCTCGGGTTTCCCTTTGTACTTCTCCTGAAGTTCCTTCTGTTTCGGCGCGATCTTCTTCATCTGGTCGATGACGCGGAACTGCCTCACGGTAAGAGGATACATGGCGGCTTTGATGATGATAGTGAGGATGATGATTGCCCAGGCATAGCTCCCAGTATAGGTTGTGAAGAATCGCAAAACGTCTTCTACGACCTGGGTGATGCTCAAGACCTTTGTCCCCCTCTCGGCGGTGGGTTCATATTGACTCTGGCACCTCAAGGAACAGGGTCGTACCCGCCCTTACTGAAAGGATGACATCTGAGAAGCCGACGCAAGGCGAGCCCGAGTCCCCGCGCCGTCCCGTACTTCCGCACCGCCTCGAGAGCGTACTCGGAGCACGTAGGCTGGTACCGACAACTAGGACCCATCTTCAAAGGGGATAGAAGGGTCCGATACAGCTGTATCATGAACAGAATGACCAATTTCAATCGCCGGTTCCCTCCCGAAGGCCCATACGGGCGATCACCCGATCCAGATCATCCAGCACGGCCTGGACGTTGACGTCCCGGTCAGAGACAGCCTGCCGCGGCACGATGACGATATCGTACCCTGATCTCGGGATCGCCTGCGATGTGCGGACAGCCTCTCGCAAGAGCCTCCGGATTCTGTTCCGCCTGACTGCGCTCCCCATTCGCTTCCCTACTGGAAACCCCGTGCGGATTCGCTGCAGCCCGTTGGGGACTGCGTGAACCACAACATACTTCCCAGCCGCGGACGTCCCTTCAAGGAACGCCCTCCGGAACTCGGCACCCGTGCGTAGGCTCGTACTTCGCACTCAGGGGCCCTCCAGTCGATGTAGAAAACCGGGCATCGAAAGGAAAAGCCGTCACACGACGGCATCGAGTGGATCGAGGCTCCTATGGTCAGGCGCTGAGCCGCTTCCGACCCTTAAGCCGCCTGCGCTTGATAACATTACGGCCACCGGGTGTGCTCATCCGGGCCATGAACCCATGGGTGCGGCTTCGTCGCCTCGCCTTGGGCTGGTAAGTCCTCTTCATGTCAGCTGTTCCTCCCT contains these protein-coding regions:
- a CDS encoding protein jag — protein: MEAIEATGRTVEEAVQSALARLGLTREHVNVEILDEGSRRLFGLLGAKSARVRVTPREDALQPQEKGPGPDGVVTGTSSPERKPDYGRGGRRRAASPDHPARDERNERGPREGKPAGEQPSTGDQAVGEAVGFLRGLIDVMGLEAVVEARPGDGVTVLDVEGRSLGVMIGRRGETLDAIQYLVNLAAARRARASGDTERGRFIVDVSGYRRKREETLKALATSLAKKALRDGKQEVLEPMSALERRIVHLALQDIEGITTHSEGKEPYRRVVISPK
- a CDS encoding YidC/Oxa1 family membrane protein insertase, with the translated sequence MSITQVVEDVLRFFTTYTGSYAWAIIILTIIIKAAMYPLTVRQFRVIDQMKKIAPKQKELQEKYKGKPEELQRRMAELYRDNKVNPLGGCLPMLLPLPILMIMYRVFLNEAFIQTLKEAGFSIGFLWIPDLSKPDPWILPILSGVTTWVTMQQTATDPAQKSSMIIMPLVLGWITTRLPGGAAIYWVVTNIVTIIQQFFITRQMAVPRKGVS
- the rpmH gene encoding 50S ribosomal protein L34, which gives rise to MKRTYQPKARRRSRTHGFMARMSTPGGRNVIKRRRLKGRKRLSA
- the rnpA gene encoding ribonuclease P protein component; translation: MRSTSLRTGAEFRRAFLEGTSAAGKYVVVHAVPNGLQRIRTGFPVGKRMGSAVRRNRIRRLLREAVRTSQAIPRSGYDIVIVPRQAVSDRDVNVQAVLDDLDRVIARMGLREGTGD
- the yidD gene encoding membrane protein insertion efficiency factor YidD, coding for MKLVILFMIQLYRTLLSPLKMGPSCRYQPTCSEYALEAVRKYGTARGLGLALRRLLRCHPFSKGGYDPVP